A genomic segment from Necator americanus strain Aroian chromosome III, whole genome shotgun sequence encodes:
- a CDS encoding hypothetical protein (NECATOR_CHRIII.G9724.T1), which yields MYSPLTSQHLMKDVLRFLIISLLTSTVTMSEDDYDPKSCGLPTDEYMPPTVMSYGTTSQSRGRHWCLESNLGSRRLALNKAAM from the exons ATGTACTCACCGCTGACCTCTCAACATCTGATGAAGGATGTCCTACGTTTTTTAATAATCAGCTTACTAACATCTACAGTAACAATGAGCGAAGATGACTACG ATCCCAAGAGCTGTGGACTTCCTACAGATGAGTATATGCCACCTACGGTCATGTC CTACGGGACAACTTCGCAGAGTAGAGGCAGACATTGGTGTTTAGAATCCAATCTCGGATCACGTAGGCTGGCTCTGAATAAAGCTGCCATGTAG
- a CDS encoding hypothetical protein (NECATOR_CHRIII.G9725.T1) gives MSKIPSEQVVIVEIDANAKMGLEQQSVVLGKWYYAAKRTSDNGDRLVDLCEQTGLIIASTFNRNHRRHQLTWQGSTLLTPEEQRRRKMRTLKLKLDYVLARNIPQSDIRKSRAVLDVAFDSNHRPVLLSFKIRFHKRNGGVPLQPKVDMASLKDDEFRTKFRQRVSIHVGVRTRKKYSDADSFTKYTQDAAKETLPVLLPRKKFAFASAETKSTYNSVCVARSAGDFNQEMRLRRKLRRQLQQDLDNE, from the coding sequence atgtctaaaataccaagcgagcaggtggtcattgtcgaaatcgacgcaaatgcgaagatgggactcgaacagcaatccgttgtgctaggaaaatggtactatgcagcgaagcgcacgtcggacaacggtgaccgtctggtcgacttgtgcgaacagacgggcctcatcatcgcttccacgtttaataggaatcatcgacgccatcagctcacgtggcaggggtcaacccttttaacgcctgaagagcagcgcaggcggaagatgaggactcttaagcttaagctcgactacgttttggcgaggaacattcctcagtcagatatccgaaaatctagagctgttttggacgtcgcgttcgactctaaccaccgtccagttcttctcagcttcaagatacggttccacaagagaaatgGAGGAGTTCCTCTCCAACCGAAAGTCGACATGGCaagtctgaaagacgatgaattcagaacaaaattccgccaacgtgtgtctattcatgttggagtacggaccaggaagaagtaTAGCgacgcggattccttcacaaagtacacccaggacgctgcaaaggaaacgctcccggttctattgccgcggaagaagtttgcctttgcatctgctgaaacaaaatccacatacaattctgtatgtgtcgcgcgcagcgctggtgacttcaaccaggaaatgcgtcttagaaggaagctgcgtcgtcaactgcaacaagacctcGATAACGAGTga
- a CDS encoding hypothetical protein (NECATOR_CHRIII.G9726.T1) gives MYKVLERIILDRLIKHREETTHDEQAGFRPGRSTIDQVFIVRRVIEIWQRYSKPMQLAFLDFEAAFDSPHRSRLLNALRADGVPGKFVRLLDDMNQRTTAAVRTPAGCTTPFEVITRVRQGAVAEPYLFNFAIDDIMRRTVDQCPADIVLAPSGCPLTDLEYADDVVIFAESSTKLQHVVNLVSKLAAAYGLRLRPDKCKQMWISSRPRTGIRVDGQPGNRTRR, from the coding sequence atgtacaaggtattggagcgcattatcctggaccgactcattaaacatcgcgaagaaacaacgcacgacgagcaagctggctttcgtcctggccgatctacgattgaccaggtgttcatcgtcaggagagtgatcgaaatctggcagcggtattcgaagccaatgcaactagcgtttctggactttgaagccgcgttcgactctcctcaccgaagccgtcttctcaacgcgcttcgcgccgatggagtacctggaaagttcgttcgcttgcttgatgacatgaatcaacgaacaactgctgcagttcgaacaccagccggatgtacaacaccgtttgaagtgataactagagtaagacaaggggcggtgGCAGAACCCtacctgttcaatttcgccatcgacgacattatgcgaagaacagtcgaccagtgtcctgccgacattgtcttagcaccatcagggtgccccttgactgacctcgagtatgccgacgatgttgttatattcgcggaaagcagtacgaaacttcaacatgttgtcaaccttgtatcgaagctggctgcagcctatggactacggctacgccctgataaatgcaagcagatgtggatctcttcgagaccacgaacgggaatcagggtggacgg